GAGCACGCCCCCGCGCGAGGGGCCGTTCCGGCTGGAGGTCACCGAGCGCGGCACCCTGGACAACCTGGCGTTCCGGCCGGTGCAGCGCCGCCGCCCCGGCCCCGGCGAGGTGGAGCTCCGCGTGCTGCACACCGGGCTCAACTTCCGCGACGTGCTCAACGCGCTGGGGATGTACCCGGGCGACCCGGGCCCGCTGGGGCTGGAGTGCGCCGGGGTGGTGGAGCGCGTCGGCGAGGGCGTGGCGCACCTGCGCCCCGGCGAAGCCGTGATGGCGCTGGCGCCCGCCAGCCTCGCCAGCCACACCACCATCCCCGCGGACTTCGCCGTCCCGCTCCCCGCCGGGGTGGGCGCGGAGGGCGCCGCCACGGTCCCCGTCACCTTCCTCACCGCGCTGTACGCCCTGCGCGACCTGGCGGGGCTGCGCCCCGGCGAGCGGGTGCTGGTGCACGCCGCCGCGGGCGGGGTGGGGATCGCCGCCGTGCAGCTCGCGCGGATGATGGGCGCCGAGGTGCTCGCCACCGCCAGCCCGCCCAAGTGGGACGCGGTGCGCGCCCTGGGGGTGGAGCACGTGATGAACTCCCGCACGCTCGACTTCTCGCGGGAGGTGCTGGAGGCCACCGGCGGGGAGGGGGTGGACGTGGTCCTCAACTCCCTGGCCGGCGACTTCATCGACGCGAGCTTCGCCGCGCTCCGCCCCGGCGGCCGCTTCGTGGAGATCGGGAAGACGGGGATCTGGGACGGCGAGCGCGTGGCGGCGCTGGGCAGGGGGCACCGCTACGACGCCTTCGACCTGGTGGAGCTGGCGCACCGCGACCCCGCCCGCATCCAGGCGCTCCTCCGCGAGCTGGGCGCGTGGCTGGAGGACGGCACGCTCCGGCCGCTCCCCGTCACCCCGTTCCCGCTGGCGCGGGCGGTGGACGCCTTCCGCTGGATGGCGCAGGCGAAGCACGTGGGGAAGGTGGTCCTCGCCGCCCCCACGGGAGACGGCGCGCCGCCCCTCCGCGCCGACGCCACGTACCTCGTCACCGGCGGCCTGGGGTCGCTGGGGATCCGCGTGGCGCGCTGGCTGGCCGATCGCGGCGCCGGGCACCTGGTGCTGGTGGGGCGCGGCGGGCCCTCGCCGGAGGCGGCCGAAGCCGTGGAGGCGATCCGCGCCACCGGCGCGGAGGTCACGCTCGCCCGCGCCGACGTGGCGCGCGAGGACGAGGTGCGCGCCCTGGTGGAGGGGCTGGACCGGCCGCTGGCGGGCGTCTTCCACGCCGCCGGGGTGCTGGCCGACGGGACGCTGGCCGCCCAGCGGTGGGAGCGCTTCGCCCCGGTGCTGGCGCCCAAGGTGGCGGGCGCGTGGAACCTGCACCGGGCCACGGAGGGGCTCCCGCTGGACCACTTCGTCCTCTTCTCCTCCGCGGCCTCGCTGCTGGGCTCCGCGGGGCAGGGGAACTACGCCGCGGCCAACGCCTTCCTGGACGCGCTGGCCCACCACCGCCGCGCCCGCGCCCTCCCCGCCACCAGCGTGAACT
The sequence above is drawn from the Longimicrobiaceae bacterium genome and encodes:
- a CDS encoding SDR family NAD(P)-dependent oxidoreductase, which encodes STPPREGPFRLEVTERGTLDNLAFRPVQRRRPGPGEVELRVLHTGLNFRDVLNALGMYPGDPGPLGLECAGVVERVGEGVAHLRPGEAVMALAPASLASHTTIPADFAVPLPAGVGAEGAATVPVTFLTALYALRDLAGLRPGERVLVHAAAGGVGIAAVQLARMMGAEVLATASPPKWDAVRALGVEHVMNSRTLDFSREVLEATGGEGVDVVLNSLAGDFIDASFAALRPGGRFVEIGKTGIWDGERVAALGRGHRYDAFDLVELAHRDPARIQALLRELGAWLEDGTLRPLPVTPFPLARAVDAFRWMAQAKHVGKVVLAAPTGDGAPPLRADATYLVTGGLGSLGIRVARWLADRGAGHLVLVGRGGPSPEAAEAVEAIRATGAEVTLARADVAREDEVRALVEGLDRPLAGVFHAAGVLADGTLAAQRWERFAPVLAPKVAGAWNLHRATEGLPLDHFVLFSSAASLLGSAGQGNYAAANAFLDALAHHRRARALPATSVNWAPWAEAGMAAGLGEARGDRWKGQGMGALSDAQGLASLGEALE